The sequence TCTGCGCCTTTGCCTCCAACACCTATTTTTCCTTTATCATCATCGCTCCCAAAAGCGTTGTTTCCAAATTGCCAAACGCGGTCGCAGGCTCATTGGAATTTCTCTTTGACGAGATGCGCAACATTTCACTCATCACCTCAGGCATCATGTTGATTTTCACAGGACTCATCGCCTGGTTCGGCTCCCGGCTCATTACCCGCCCCTTGTTGACCATGACCCAGGTCGCACGCCGTCTGGCAAATGGTGATTTCTCAGCCCGCATGACCCAACGAACCGGAGATGAACGGGATGATCTGGTGGATTCATTCAACGACATGGGACCAAAACTCAAGGAACTGATGCACCTGAACAAGGACATGGAACTTGCCGAAGAAGTTCAGCGACTGCTCCTGCCGACATCAGAACCGTGTCAGGAAGGCTTCGATATTTCCGGCGGCATCTCCTATTGCGACCAGACAGGTGGGGACTATTACGATTTCCTGAATGTCAAATGTCAGGACGGCGACGCGCTGGGAGTCGTGCTCGGCGATGTCTCGGGTCACGGTCTTCCCTCTGCGCTTGTCATGGCCGCCGCCAGAGGCCAATTCCATACCTTGTCCAAAATCTGCATGGCCCCGCATGAACGCATGAATTCCATCAACGAAGTCTTAAGCCGTGATCTGGATGGAACCGGCCGTTTCCTGACGGTCTTTTATCTGCGGCTCAAGAAAAACGACCCAACGGTCAATTGGATTCGAGCAGGTCATGATCCGGCCATTCGATATAATCCGGCAACTGATACCTTTGGAGAATTATCCGGCGAAGGGTTGCCTCTCGGCGTGCTGGAAGAGTATGAATACGAATCCAATGAGGCCACCCTGCTGGAAGGAGAGATTCTCGTCCTGTCCACAGACGGCGTCTGGGAAGCCCGGGACGCCAGTGGGGAAATGTTCGGAAAGCAACGAATGCTTGCCATCATCAGGAAAAATGCGCAAAAAAATGCGGAAGGTATTCGCCTGGCACTAATGGAGGCTGTCGAACAGTATCAGGCCCATGGGCAGGAAGACGATATCGCCGTGGTTGTCATTCGCAAAAATAGCAGAACATGTATGCCTGAAAAGAACTTTGCATTTCGCATGAGCAACAAGGAAAACTGCTTCAGAAAATTCCAGCCTGAAGTGGAAGCCTTTGGTGCGTCACACAACCTGCCCGGAAAAACCATTTTCCAGCTCACGCTGGTCCTTGATGAGCTTATCACGAACATCATTCAATATGGATATACCGATTTTGACGAGCACCCGATTGATGTGTCTTTATCCATGGACGGAGACATGATAACGATCCAAGTTGAAGACGATTCCGAACCGTTCAACATACTGGAAGCACCAGAGCCGGAACTGGACGTGCCTCTGGATGAACGAGACCGTCAAATCGGCGGCATGGGAATCCACCTCATCAAAAATATGGTCAATGACATCAACTATGGCCGAAAAAACGGCAAAAACGTCCTCACACTCCACAAAGACATCAGCAAGCCCTGCCCCAAAATATCGGCGTAGGCATATGGAGGTATACAATGGCAATGAACCATGACACCGAAAATGGCGTAACCATCCTGACCATCGACGGCAATCTGGACGCCGAAGGAACTCAGGCAATGGAAGAAAAGGTTGTCGCCCTGCTCGAAGGTGGCGAAACCAAACTGCTCTTCGATTTCACCGGACTGGACTATATCAACAGTTCGGGCCTGCGCGTCCTTGTCCTCGCGTACCAACGGCTCAAGAAGACCTCCGGCTCCGTGGCCATTTGCGGCGTAAAAGATTATATTCAGGAAGTCTTCGAAGTCTCCGGGTACGACCGGATTTTCCCCTTATATGGGGCGCGGGCAGACGCCTTGGCCGGGATGTAATCCTTTCGATCTACAGACTATCCCCATTGAACGCATCCCGCATCAGTGGCACGGCGTATCGATTCGGGTTGCATCGCATGGCTAGTCCTCTCCTGTGAGCACGACGGAGTGCAAAAGCACTCGCCCCCGTGTGCCCTCAAAAACACCGCACCGTTTCCCAAATAATGGAAACGATGTGGTGTTTTTGGTGACATCAACAACGCCATGGGCCGCACCATCCCGACAGACACAAACCACACTTCAAAATTTTCTTCTAAACACAAGTTGACCATTGCCCACAAAAAAACCGCCTGTCCCATCAGGGGCAGGCGGTCATGTATAGCTCGTGAGGCTGACCTTAGAAGCTAAATCCCAGAGCCGCACGCATTTCAGCGGGAATCATGGCGTCCTGTCCAGGCTCAAGAGCCTTCCAGGGAGCACCAGCTTCCTTGCGGGATGCCTTGACGTCTTCCATATCAAAACCATAGCGGGGAACGTCAAACTGCTGGCCGGGATAAATCATGTCAGGATTGGAAATCTTGTCACGATTTGCCTTGTAAATAAGAGGCCACATGAACGGATCATTGTACACATGCTTGTACTCGGAAATCCACCACAGGCATTCACCCTTGGTCACGGTATGTGTCGCGGGCAGGGAATCATATTCAGCCTTGTAGACCTGCATAGGATCAACAACGACTTCTTCTTCAACAATAATTTCCTTCTCTTCAACGACAACCACTTCTGGCTCGGTCTGGACTTTTTTGGCACAGCCCCAGGCAAAGACAAGGCACAGAGCGATTGCGAGTAGGATCAACTTCTTCATTGTGGGCCTCCTCAAAAGATCTTTTTTTGCAAATTCTAGTACAAAGACATAGGTCATGTACGTATTCTCGTGGTCCAATTATCAATAATTTTCTTTTCTTGCAACACTATTCTGTTGGTTGGATTTTCAACAAAGGCCTTTTCCACCGCCTGGGCAGCCTCCTTCATCCACCCCCCCATGCGCAAGCTCTGACTAGCGAGAACATACATTCGTTCAGGTTCATTTTCATAAATGGAATACATCAAATGTCCATATTCCGTATCGAAAACAGCCTTCACCAATTCATTCTGAGAAAAAATATACCGCGCAAGCAGGACGTTGTCACTGTATCTATGCAAGTAATATGGCAAGAGTTGTCGGCACTTATCGATAATAAACCGGATACGATCAATCTCTCGACGCATGGACTCTTCGGTCTGATTCAAAACCTGAAAAAGTTCATCAGTGATATCCTTTTCAGACTGGTTCAACTCTCCTTCATGGAGTTTGTGAAACCACGGCGCATAATTTTGCTTCTGATACGCATCTTCCTTGAGTTTGGTCGCTTCGTGAAAGATGTAGCCAAGCGCCCAATCCAACAGTTTTCCGCCCAGTTGCGAATGGGGGTCGTTCCGAAAAACGTGATGCGCCGTGTCTTTCAGCCGCCACAGCAGTCCCTTGTTCATTTCCACGCCCACCAGATCCTTGAGCACCTCGAAATGAATGGTTCCATTTTCGTCGAAACCGACAAACTGCAATTCAAGCTGATCGCAGGTCTGACAAAAAAACTTGAAAAGATCCCGAACAAATTCAGGATGTTTAGTCTGTATCCATGCTTGTGACATGTCCGTAACTCCGTATCGGCCCGCTATTCCGGAAAGATGACATCCACCCGGGCGCCACCATTTTCACCATTGCTCAAATGCATTTCAATACCATGGCTTTCAAAGATGGTTGAAACCAGAGCCAGGCCAAGGCCTGTCCCGGAATCCTTGGTGGTAAAGAAGGGGTCCCGCACCTGTTCCAGATGGTCCGGAGCAAACCCCGGTCCGGAATCCTGAAGAATCACATGCAGACTGCCATGCCCCCGAGCCGCATTGATCGAAAGCTCACCCGGACCGTTCATGGCCTGAAGCGCATTGGCCACCAAATTGTAAAAAGCTCGGTACAAGAGGTCTTTATCTCCCCGGACCTCCATGTCGTCGCAATACTCGCGCACAATGGTCACGCCGAGCTTTTCACATTCCTGTTCCATAAACACGGCAACCTGCTCAAGAATGGAGTCCACCATGACTGGATGCATGGTCGGTTTTTTGGGACGGGCGTAATCGAGAAACTCGGTCACTGTCCGAGAAAGCCGCTTGGCCTCTTCGTGCAACGCCTCAAGGATGCGGGTCGATGCACTGTTTTCCTTTTTTGCCCGTTTCAGAATCAACTCCGAACTGGAACAAATGATACCGAGAGGATTGCGAATTTCATGAGCCACTCCCGCAACCATACGGCCCATACCTGCCAGTTTTTCCTGTTGCTGCAATTCAAAAAGCAATTTCTCCTTTTCCTTGAGCTGTTTGTTGCTCAAACGCTCCGCCCTGCGCAAAACCGTCAGGACAAGGAAAAAAAGGACAAGGGATGTCACCAATGAAAAAGTAATGACCAGTCGTTCAAAATTGAGCATGGACATATAATCGGGCGTGATATCCTGTTCAAACTCAAGAATTCCCATGATCGGATTCTGATCGATATTGGTCAGGCTCCGCTCGGCTCGCAACGGATTGTACGCACGCAACGTCATGCTTCCCGGCTTGAAATCGACCATGAACAGGGCCGCTATTTTCGAGACGCGGGAAAGGATCTGCGCACTGAATTTTTCGGACTCCCATGTTTCCGTGACCTTGTAGATGGCATTGCCAGGCTTACCTATCTCATTCTTGTCCATGGAATACGTCACCGTGCCTTTGGCGTCGTAAATCCGCAATGTCGAAACGTGAAAACTATGCACCGTGGACCGAATAACCCTGTCCATGGCTTCATACTGTTCATCATTTCTCAACTGAATACGACCGAACTTGACCACGGTGGGAATCACGAATCGAGAAAAGAGCTGGTGGCTGACATTTTCAGCCAGAAGCAACGCAAAGGCTTCCTGTTTTTCCAACAGGGTCCGCTCGGCATATTTTGAAATGAATAAGGAAAGCAACAGGCTGAAACTTAGAATAATAATCAGCAACGTCCAGGAAATGACCTTGACGAACTGAAGCGGCCTGCTGCCATCAGCTTCGTTGAATTGTCGCAGTTTAAAACTCCCGTATATCTCGCTCGGCAGACAGGAACTCGTTCAGGTCCGCCTTTTCTCGTTCAAGTCCATCCGCATCCATCCGGGCTTTTGCCAACCGCTTGCCCAGTTCGACTGCGGGTTGGTTCACGGGATTGATCCCCATGAGCCAGCCCGTCAAAAGTGTGACCGCGCCGAGCAGCGCAATCATCTTTCCGGCCTGCCTCGGGCCATCCGATCCCATGCGTAATTCTACCAACGGAACGCCGCTCGCGGACAACGCCATCCGGGTCCCCAGACCTTCTGCCCGAAGCAGTTCGCCAAAGTCCATACCCTGTACATAACTAAATTGTTCCGGCAATGCTGCCGGGAATTTCGGTCCAGCGGGCAAAGTTGGACAGGTCAGGAAAAGACAGGCCTTGTTCCGCCGACCATCCATGAACATCTGGTTGACGGAATGTTGATCTGTCACACCGATGGCCGGAATGGGCTGGCTGCCCTTGCCTTCCTTGCCGAGAGATTCAGCCCAGAGTTGGGCAAACCAGTCACCGAACCCCGCCCACAACGGGATATAGGCGAAAAAAATCATCTCATCAAATCCCCTGTCCATCAGGGCCGCGTTCCAGACCGCCAACTGAAAGGCACTGTGTCCGGCCAGCGTTTGTCCGGTCAATTCGGATGAGATCAACGATGCCGCCATTTCCCGGGCACCGTCCAGCAAGGAATCAATATCCATTCCCAAAAAGACCGCAGGGAGCAACCCCACTGCCGACAGAACGGAATACCGACCGCCAAGATTGTCGGGAACAGGAAGAGACTTGATGTCATAGGCATCTACCTCACCACGCAAAAAACCATTTTCTTCGTCCGTGACAAGCACCATATTCTCGTGCCACGCATCGCCCAAATGGTGCTGCATCCATTCCTTGAGAATGAAGTATTGGCCCACAGTCTCAATGGTTCCACCGGATTTCGAAATGGTCACGACCACGGTTTTTTCAGGGGGCAATTGCGTCAGAAATGCTTCGAGCGCATAGACGTCCACATTGTCCGCTATCCACAGACTCCGCCCGGTATGTCCCGGCTGTCCCTGCTGCGGATAAAAAGCCTGTTGCAAGGCACGCGCACCCAGAGCCGACCCACCAATTCCCAAAAGCAGCATGTGGTCAAACCGCGCGAGCATGGGCTGCAACGCGGCCAATTGTTCCTTGAGTTCTGCCTCATACGGCATGGTCAAAAACGGAAGCCTGTCAGCGGATGTCTCTTCCCGAAGGCGTTGTGCCATGGCATCGGCCCGCGCTTCAAAACGCGCCATATCCAGATCGTCCATATTCGAATTGGTCCAATCAAGCGTATCGGTCATGCTGTGTCCTCCCGGTCAACGTCGGTTTCTCATTCACCACAGTGCCGCCTGGTGAAATCTGAAAAGAAATCCATTTTCTGTCCCCTGCGCAGGAGTCGCGAGAGTACCATGATTCCCAAAAAAGAAAAGGCATGGTCTCACATCAATTCCGCTTGCCAAACAGGACCCGTTGCAAATCGGCCAGTGTTGCAGCCGTCTTGGAATGACAAATAGGGGCATGACCCAATCGATCCGCCTGCTTCAACCGAACATCATGTGCGGCTACAGGACGGACCTGTCCGTTCAGATCGATTTCTCCCCAAAATACCGCGGATTCCGGCAGGGGTTGGTCATAAAATGACGACATGATCGCGGCAACCACCGCCAGATCAAGGCCGGGGTCTTTCGATGCCAATCCGCCCGTGATCTTGGCATAGATATCATGACCGCTGAGATTCAACCGCAATCGTTTCTCCAGCACGGCCAGCAACAAGTTCAATCGATTAGTATCAAATCCCAGGGCCGTGCGCCGTGGAATCGTCAAAAACGATTTGGAAACAAGTGCCTGGACTTCAACGGCAAACGGCCGTTGTCCATCCACGGCCAAGGCCATGGCTGTCCCGGACAGGGACGGGTCCCGGGCTCCAAGAAAAAACGTGGCCGGGTCTGCCACCACTTCCAAACCGCGCTCTTTCATGGTGAACACCACCAGCTCGTCGCTCGGGCCGAACCGATTCTTGAGCACGCGGAGGATACGAGAAAAATGTTTGCGATCGCCTTCCAGATACAACACCGTATCCACCATGTGTTCCAACAACTTCGGCCCGGCAATCTGGCCATCCTTGGTCACATGCCCCACCAGAATAAGGGTGGTTCCGGTCTTCTTGGTTTTTTCCACCAGTTCACCGGATACGGCGCGCACCTGACTGACCGAACCGGGAATCCCCTCGGCCAACGGCGACGCCAGCGTCTGCACGGAATCCACAATCAGCAATTCCGGCGGATTCGGTTCATCCAGAACAGCCAACGCGTCTTCAACCTTGTTGGACGCCAGAGCCAACAGTCCCGGTCCGAGCAGGCCGAGTCGTTCGGCCCGACCACGAAGTTGCGGCAAAGACTCTTCGCCAGACAAATACACCGCCGTATGACCGAGCCGAGCCTGACTCCCCGCCAGTTGCAAAAGTAAAGTGGATTTACCGATTCCCGGTTCACCGCCGAGCAAAATAGCCGCGCCCGGCACCAGACCGGAGCCAAGCAATTCATCCAGCGAATCCATGCCTGACGTCCGCGTGGAAAATTGTTCACTGTGCAAATCTTCAAGCAACTGCGGCTTGTCCTGCGCAACCGCCCCGGCCCGTGCGCGTTTCTTGTTCACAGTCATGACTTCCAGGGTATTCCATTCCTTGCAGGATGGGCACTGCCCCTGCCATCGCGGAGACTGTGCGCCACAGGCCGCGCATCGATACACGTCTTTCGTTTTCATGACTCTGAGTATCCCGCGTTTTCCCGTAAAAAGTCCAGCCCGGAAACAGCCATACATCCAATAAAATCGTTGACGATGCGCACAGGTCGCCAGTATTCATAATGAACAGAGAAACGTATGACAGATCGAAAAACAGCTTTTTTACATGGTGCACGGGATATCAGCCCGATGCTGGCGGGCGTCATGCCATTCGGCCTGATTTGTGGCACGGTCGGCGTTGCCAAGGGCATGACCGAGTGGGGATCATCCCTGATGTCAGTCATCATTTTTGCCGGAGCCTCGCAACTGGCTGCCATTCAACTGATGAGTGAACACGCCACCACGGCCGTGGTCATTCTCACCGGCCTGATTATCAATGCACGATTTTTCATGTACTCCGCCTCCATTGGGCCGCACTTCAAAGGGGTCCCCCCGCTCCAGAAAGTCGGGCTGGCCTACCTGCTGACCGATGGCGGATACGCGGTTTCCATTGCGCACTACCTGCGCTCCGATCACGAGAACATGAACAAGGTCTGGTATTATCTGGGCACCAACGTCACCATCTGGGTGGGCTATGTCGCCGCCACCGTGGTCGGGGCCTATCTCGGCGCGGTCATTCCCACGACATGGCGGCTCGACTTCGCCATTCCTCTAACGTTCACCGCCATAGTCATGCCGGTCATCATCGATCGCCCCACCATTTTTGCAGCCATCGTTTCCGCCAGTGTAGCGGTTGCAGCCGCCTCGCTTCCATACAACCTAGGTCTCTTGGTCGGCGCGATCAGCGGCATGATCGTGGGATATCTCGCAGAAAGGAGGCTTGCCAATGCTTGACATGACCACCTATTGGCCCGTGACCCTCGGCATCGGCATCGGCGTCTTTCTCACCCGCTATTCCTTCATTCTGGTACTGGATAAAATTACACTGCCGCCGATGGTCCAACGGATGCTTCGATACATCCCCGCCTCGGTCCTGCCCGCACTTATCGCCCCCGCCATCCTGCTTCACTCAAAAACAGGCACCATCTCCTTTGCCGGGTGGGATCAGTTGGCCGCCGGAATCACCGCAATCCTCATTGCCTG comes from Pseudodesulfovibrio sp. JC047 and encodes:
- a CDS encoding AzlC family ABC transporter permease; the encoded protein is MTDRKTAFLHGARDISPMLAGVMPFGLICGTVGVAKGMTEWGSSLMSVIIFAGASQLAAIQLMSEHATTAVVILTGLIINARFFMYSASIGPHFKGVPPLQKVGLAYLLTDGGYAVSIAHYLRSDHENMNKVWYYLGTNVTIWVGYVAATVVGAYLGAVIPTTWRLDFAIPLTFTAIVMPVIIDRPTIFAAIVSASVAVAAASLPYNLGLLVGAISGMIVGYLAERRLANA
- a CDS encoding SpoIIE family protein phosphatase, giving the protein MKASIHIKIFIILLAFSLGPLAISRGLMGRASGKAVKNTSEELHRELVFIVASELEYNATSLLSLLERGGETMKLAVRALSMDTRRILEKNQGDPATPIYFSRDFNTPETAPPDTRTHTGYNRLTMSGRELPIKISFDFSSAHIPQMMRRNSVPQNSTRHQELLLLQQLTPTMRDLLKDMMDAPFWFNIGLESGAFISYPGHGGFPHMYDHRNQEWYQKTRDSNEWKFYLTVDPATRATVTTIAFPIHSVAGKFLGCVSLDLPSFAFMGEEDLKKRWDGEIQSFMVYRDASGDAQDKGLPILAEKESRPNGHRHWMSGVEKKWLTFDDPVGTEVLLHAMDMQKSGVVPLSYKGEDSVCAFASNTYFSFIIIAPKSVVSKLPNAVAGSLEFLFDEMRNISLITSGIMLIFTGLIAWFGSRLITRPLLTMTQVARRLANGDFSARMTQRTGDERDDLVDSFNDMGPKLKELMHLNKDMELAEEVQRLLLPTSEPCQEGFDISGGISYCDQTGGDYYDFLNVKCQDGDALGVVLGDVSGHGLPSALVMAAARGQFHTLSKICMAPHERMNSINEVLSRDLDGTGRFLTVFYLRLKKNDPTVNWIRAGHDPAIRYNPATDTFGELSGEGLPLGVLEEYEYESNEATLLEGEILVLSTDGVWEARDASGEMFGKQRMLAIIRKNAQKNAEGIRLALMEAVEQYQAHGQEDDIAVVVIRKNSRTCMPEKNFAFRMSNKENCFRKFQPEVEAFGASHNLPGKTIFQLTLVLDELITNIIQYGYTDFDEHPIDVSLSMDGDMITIQVEDDSEPFNILEAPEPELDVPLDERDRQIGGMGIHLIKNMVNDINYGRKNGKNVLTLHKDISKPCPKISA
- a CDS encoding LysM peptidoglycan-binding domain-containing protein codes for the protein MKKLILLAIALCLVFAWGCAKKVQTEPEVVVVEEKEIIVEEEVVVDPMQVYKAEYDSLPATHTVTKGECLWWISEYKHVYNDPFMWPLIYKANRDKISNPDMIYPGQQFDVPRYGFDMEDVKASRKEAGAPWKALEPGQDAMIPAEMRAALGFSF
- the radA gene encoding DNA repair protein RadA; amino-acid sequence: MKTKDVYRCAACGAQSPRWQGQCPSCKEWNTLEVMTVNKKRARAGAVAQDKPQLLEDLHSEQFSTRTSGMDSLDELLGSGLVPGAAILLGGEPGIGKSTLLLQLAGSQARLGHTAVYLSGEESLPQLRGRAERLGLLGPGLLALASNKVEDALAVLDEPNPPELLIVDSVQTLASPLAEGIPGSVSQVRAVSGELVEKTKKTGTTLILVGHVTKDGQIAGPKLLEHMVDTVLYLEGDRKHFSRILRVLKNRFGPSDELVVFTMKERGLEVVADPATFFLGARDPSLSGTAMALAVDGQRPFAVEVQALVSKSFLTIPRRTALGFDTNRLNLLLAVLEKRLRLNLSGHDIYAKITGGLASKDPGLDLAVVAAIMSSFYDQPLPESAVFWGEIDLNGQVRPVAAHDVRLKQADRLGHAPICHSKTAATLADLQRVLFGKRN
- a CDS encoding glucose-6-phosphate isomerase; this translates as MTDTLDWTNSNMDDLDMARFEARADAMAQRLREETSADRLPFLTMPYEAELKEQLAALQPMLARFDHMLLLGIGGSALGARALQQAFYPQQGQPGHTGRSLWIADNVDVYALEAFLTQLPPEKTVVVTISKSGGTIETVGQYFILKEWMQHHLGDAWHENMVLVTDEENGFLRGEVDAYDIKSLPVPDNLGGRYSVLSAVGLLPAVFLGMDIDSLLDGAREMAASLISSELTGQTLAGHSAFQLAVWNAALMDRGFDEMIFFAYIPLWAGFGDWFAQLWAESLGKEGKGSQPIPAIGVTDQHSVNQMFMDGRRNKACLFLTCPTLPAGPKFPAALPEQFSYVQGMDFGELLRAEGLGTRMALSASGVPLVELRMGSDGPRQAGKMIALLGAVTLLTGWLMGINPVNQPAVELGKRLAKARMDADGLEREKADLNEFLSAERDIREF
- a CDS encoding STAS domain-containing protein, whose protein sequence is MAMNHDTENGVTILTIDGNLDAEGTQAMEEKVVALLEGGETKLLFDFTGLDYINSSGLRVLVLAYQRLKKTSGSVAICGVKDYIQEVFEVSGYDRIFPLYGARADALAGM
- a CDS encoding AzlD domain-containing protein; the encoded protein is MLDMTTYWPVTLGIGIGVFLTRYSFILVLDKITLPPMVQRMLRYIPASVLPALIAPAILLHSKTGTISFAGWDQLAAGITAILIAWKTRNMLATIASGMIVLWLAQLFL
- a CDS encoding ATP-binding protein, whose translation is MLIIILSFSLLLSLFISKYAERTLLEKQEAFALLLAENVSHQLFSRFVIPTVVKFGRIQLRNDEQYEAMDRVIRSTVHSFHVSTLRIYDAKGTVTYSMDKNEIGKPGNAIYKVTETWESEKFSAQILSRVSKIAALFMVDFKPGSMTLRAYNPLRAERSLTNIDQNPIMGILEFEQDITPDYMSMLNFERLVITFSLVTSLVLFFLVLTVLRRAERLSNKQLKEKEKLLFELQQQEKLAGMGRMVAGVAHEIRNPLGIICSSSELILKRAKKENSASTRILEALHEEAKRLSRTVTEFLDYARPKKPTMHPVMVDSILEQVAVFMEQECEKLGVTIVREYCDDMEVRGDKDLLYRAFYNLVANALQAMNGPGELSINAARGHGSLHVILQDSGPGFAPDHLEQVRDPFFTTKDSGTGLGLALVSTIFESHGIEMHLSNGENGGARVDVIFPE